Proteins from one Phalacrocorax carbo chromosome 30, bPhaCar2.1, whole genome shotgun sequence genomic window:
- the TRMT1 gene encoding tRNA (guanine(26)-N(2))-dimethyltransferase isoform X1 yields MRGAARAVAAFSTFRGASLCPPRGPPAMDGTSPNGSGPSPGTGSPPGAGETLISEGRATILFPSANEVFYNPVQGFNRDLTCAVVTEFARLQLQPKGIRVILPGEEKMGTSSPQPPEDRDGDTALAPDGPEAPRMAKPGEVCEGGLRVLEALAASGLRSIRFAKEVPGLRAVVANDFSARAVELMRRNVAFNSVGDLVTPRMADARMLMYQCKADREPFDVIDLDPYGSPAPFLDAAVQAVSEGGLLCVTCTDMGVMAGNSAETCYSKYGAVSLKGKFCHEMALRIILHSLDSCANRYQRFIVPLLSVSADFYIRVFVRVFTGQAKVKASASKQALVYHCVGCGTHHLQRMGKITSHGTGFKYGAATGPPVGPTCEFCQQRHQLGGPMWAEPLHDSAFVERVLAALESSPGRFQTEQRMQGMLSVITEELGDVPLYYTLDGLSSTIHCNTPSLLQFRSALLHAGYRVSLSHACKNAVKTDAPPTVLWDIMRCWAKIHPVKRERLAETSPASRILSVEPTLQASFTLRDDANPSSRKRGLKRFPENPEAFWGPKARAKAGGGISPSLQEKRKRHQNKRTERTDDGASLKHFPCKRFKEGNCSLGTQCCYSHEGEPPAAPSP; encoded by the exons ATGCGTGGGGCGGCGCGGGCGG TGGCCGCCTTCAGCACCTTTCGCGGAGCCAGCCTGTGCCCCCCCCGCGGTCCCCCTGCCATGGACGGGACCTCCCCCAACGGCTCCGGGCCCTCCCCGGGCACGGGGAGCCCCCCCGGGGCTGGTGAGACGCTCATCTCCGAAGGCCGAGCCACCATCCTCTTCCCCAGCGCCAATGAGGTCTTCTACAACCCTGTGCAAGGCTTCAACCGTGACCTGAC CTGTGCCGTCGTGACAGAGTTTGCTCGGCTCCAGCTGCAGCCGAAGGGGATCAGGG TCATCCTTCCCGGGGAGGAGAAGATGGGCACGAGCAGCCCCCAACCGCCAgaggacagggatggtgacactgcGCTGGCACCCGACGGCCCCGAGGCCCCGCGGATGGCAAAGCCAGGAGAAGTGTGCGAG GGAGGGCTGCGGGTCCTGGAGGCGCTGGCGGCCTCGGGGCTCCGTTCCATCCGCTTTGCCaaggaggtgccggggctgcgggccgTGGTGGCCAACGACTTCTCGGCCCGTGCAGTGGAGCTGATGAGGCGCAATGTGGCCTTCAACAGCGTGGGGGACCTGGTGACCCCCCGCATGGCTGATGCCAG GATGCTGATGTACCAGTGCAAAGCAGACAGGGAACCCTTTGATGTGATTGACCTGGACCCCTACGGCAGCCCCGCACCCTTCCTGGATGCTGCTGTGCAGGCTGTGAGCGAAGGAG ggctgctctgcgTCACCTGCACGGACATGGGCGTGATGGCGGGGAACAGCGCCGAGACGTGTTACAGCAAGTACGGGGCCGTGTCCCTCAAGGGCAAGTTCTGCCATGAGATG gccctccGCATCATCCTGCACAGCCTGGACAGCTGCGCCAACCGCTACCAGCGCTTCATCGTGCCGCTGCTCTCGGTGAGCGCCGACTTCTACATCCGCGTCTTCGTGCGGGTCTTCACGGGGCAGGCGAAGGTGAAGGCCTCAGCCAG CAAGCAGGCCCTGGTGTACCACTGCGTGGGCTGCGGCACCCACCATCTCCAGCGCATGGGCAAAATCACGAGCCACGGCACCGG TTTCAAGTACGGTGCAGCCACAGGGCCGCCCGTGGGTCCCACCTGCGAGTTCTGCCAGCAGCGGCACCAG CTGGGTGGCCCCATGTGGGCTGAGCCCCTGCACGACTCGGCCTTTGTGGAACGGGTGCTGGCGgcgctggagagcagccccggGCGCTTCCAGACGGAGCAGCGGATGCAGGGGATGCTCAGCGTCATCACTGAG GAGCTCGGTGATGTCCCCCTCTACTACACCCTCGACGGCCTCAGCAGCACCATCCACTGCAAcaccccctccctgctgcagttcAG GTCCGCCCTCCTGCACGCTGGCTACCGCGTCTCGCTCTCTCACGCCTGCAAGAACGCCGTGAAGACGGACGCGCCGCCCACCGTGCTCTGGGACATCATGCGCTGCTGG GCCAAGATCCACCCTGTGAAGCGCGAGCGGCTCGCAGAGACCAGCCCGGCTTCCCGCATTCTCTCCGTGGAGCCCAC GCTCCAGGCCTCCTTCACCCTCCGTGATGACGCCAACCCCAGCTCCAGAAAACGGGGATTGAAGCGGTTCCCGGAAAACCCTGAAGCCTTCTGGGGTCCCAAAGCCAGGGCCAAGGCTGG GGGTGgcatctctccctccctccaggaGAAGCGGAAACGACACCAGAACAAACGGACGGAGCGGACAGATGACGGCGCCAGCCTGAAACACTTCCCCTGCAAACGCTTCAAGGAG GGAAACTGCTCCTTGGGCACCCAGTGCTGTTACTCGCATGAGGGGgagcccccagctgccccctcaCCCTGA
- the MAN2B1 gene encoding lysosomal alpha-mannosidase, translating to MTAPASGMAVPGAVALLLPLLGAAAAAAGCGYQSCPPTRPGLLNVHLVPHTHDDVGWLKTVEQYFYGVRNEVQHAGVQYILDSVVAQLVANPSRRFIYAEVAFLARWWRQQDEATRRTVRQLVEQGRLEFVGGGWCMSDEAAAHYDPAIEQLALGRRFLRREFGACGTPRVAWQIDPFGHSRQLASVFAQMGYDGLFVGRVDYQDKAMREELREMEMLWRASGSLPPPAADLFTGILPNVYNPPSGFCWDQLCSDPPVVDEDSEENNVDSIVSTFLQIATSQAERYRTNHIIMTMGSDFHYENANLWFKNMDKLIAHVNARQANGSRVHVLYSTPSCYLWELHQANLSWSLKTDDFFPYADGPHQFWTGYFTSRPAFKRYERLSNNFLQICSQLEALAGPAAQEGPYGPGDSSVLREAVAVAQHHDAVTGTEKQHVADDYARQLAAGWESCQLLVANALASLSGSKENFIFCNALNISVCPLTETAGRFTVVLYNPLGRRVTWPIRLPVNGVSYAVTDPQGQPVPSEVIPISNFTRRLHRDGSSASWELLFQASAPPLGFSTFMVSRLSHGDPRAPPAWTQVLSQPREIQNEHVRVLFDPLTGHLKEIQNLDKSISLPVFQSFYWYNASVGNDESSQASGAYIFRPNSSKPIPVSSSKRVSLHLVKNALVQEVHQNFSSWCSQVVRLHAGQPYVELEWTVGPIPVADGWGKEIISRFETTLQTDARFYTDSNGRQILERRRDYRPTWNLSQTEPVAGNYYPVNSRIFIKDKKFQLTVLTDRSQGGSSIFDGSLELMVHRRLLYDDNRGVGEPLAELGANKQGLVVRGRHLVLLDTVESAADQHRLLAQEMFMAPYAVLAPGGGSSYRRGQPRLRQFSALRRELPPNVHLLTLTPWDPGTLLLRLEHQFERGESANGSQPVAIDLMNLFSAFTIISVQEMSLGADLPLDAISRLVWTPARGPAQPRSVPKLDPSRVTLQPMEIRTFLATVQYKVPGAGPWGA from the exons ATGACCGCGCCCGCGAGCGGCATGGCGGTGCCCGGGGCGGTGGCGCTGCTGTTGCCGCTCctcggggcggcggcggcggccgcgggatGCGGGTACCAG TCGTGTCCGCCCACACGCCCCGGCCTCCTGAACGTGCACCTGGTGCCCCACACGCACGATGACGTGGGCTGGCTCAAGACGGTGGAGCAGTACTTCTACGGAG TGCGTAACGAGGTGCAGCACGCCGGGGTGCAGTACATCCTGGACTCGGTGGTGGCCCAGCTGGTGGCCAACCCCTCCCGCCGCTTCATCTACGCCGAGGTGGCCTTCCTGGCCCGCTGGTGGAGGCAGCAGGACGAGGCCACACGCCGCACCGTGCGCCAGCTCGTTGAGCAGG GGCGCTTGGAGTTTgtgggggggggctggtgcATGAGCGATGAGGCGGCTGCCCACTATGACCCTGCCATCGAGCAGCTGGCGCTGGGCCGCCGCTTCCTGCGCCGGGAGTTCGGGGCCTGCGGCACCCCCCGCGTCGCCTGGCAGATCGACCCCTTCGGGCACTCCCGCCAGCTGGCCTCTGTCTTCGCCCAG aTGGGCTACGATGGGCTGTTTGTGGGGCGCGTGGACTACCAGGACAAGGCGATGCGGGAGGAGCTGCGGGAGATGGAGATGCTCTGGCGGGCAAGCGGGAGCCTGCCACCCCCTGCCGCCGACCTCTTCACTG gcATCCTCCCCAACGTCTACAACCCGCCATCGGGGTTCTGCTGGGACCAGCTCTGCTCCGATCCCCCTGTGGTGGACGAGGACAGCGAGGAGAACAACGTGGACAGCATTGTCTCCACCTTCCTGCAGATTGCCACCAGCCAG GCCGAGCGCTACCGCACCAACCACATCATCATGACGATGGGCTCCGACTTCCACTACGAAAACGCCAACCTGTGGTTCAAGAACATGGACAAGCTCATCGCCCACGTCAATGCCCGG CAAGCTAACGGCAGCCGTGTCCATGTCCTCTACTCCACCCCATCCTGCTACCTCTGGGAGCTGCACCAGGCCAACCTCTCCTG GTCCCTGAAGACAGATGACTTCTTTCCCTACGCAGATGGCCCCCACCAGTTCTGGACAGGTTATTTCACCAGCCGACCGGCCTTCAAACGCTATGAACGCCTCAGCAACAACTTTCTGCAG ATCTGCAGCCAGCTGGAGGCTTTGGCAGGGCCGGCGGCACAGGAGGGTCCCTATGGGCCTGGGGACAGCTCTGTGCTTC GCGAAGCCGTGGCCGTGGCTCAGCATCATGACGCTGTGACTGGCACTGAGAAGCAGCACGTGGCCGACGACTATGCCAGGCAGCTGGCGGCGGGGTGGGAGAGCTGCCAG CTCCTGGTTGCCAACGCCCTGGCCAGCCTCAGCGGCAGCAAGGAAAACTTCATCTTCTGCAATGCCCTCAACATCAGCGTCTGTCCCCTGACGGAGACGGCTGGCCGC TTCACCGTTGTCCTGTATAACCCCCTGGGCCGCCGTGTGACCTGGCCCATCCGCCTGCCAGTCAATGGGGTGTCCTACGCAGTGACGGACCCCCAGGGCCAGCCTGTACCCAGCGAG GTCATCCCCATCTCCAACTTCACCCGCCGCCTGCATCGTGACGGCAGCAGCGCCTCGTGGGAGCTCCTGTTCCAGGCCTCTGCACCTCCCCTGGGCTTCAGCACCTTCATGGTCTCCCGACTGAGCCATGGGGACCCCCGTGCACCCCCTGCCTGGACCCAGGTGTTGTCACAGCCTCGGGAGATCCAGAATGAG CATGTGCGGGTGCTCTTTGACCCCCTCACTGGGCACCTGAAGGAGATCCAGAACCTGGACAAAAGCATCTCACTGCCCGTCTTCCAGAGCTTCTACTG GTACAATGCCAGCGTCGGCAACGACGAGAGCTCCCAGGCCTCGGGCGCCTATATCTTCCGCCCCAACAGCTCCAAGCCCATCCCTGTCTCCAGCTCCAAGCGGGTCTCTCTGCACCTGGTGAAG AATGCACTGGTGCAGGAGGTCCACCAGAACTTCTCCTCGTGGTGCTCCCAGGTGGTGCGGCTCCATGCGGGGCAGCCCTACGTGGAGCTGGAGTGGACCGTGGGGCCCATCCCTGTGGC GGATGGCTGGGGCAAGGAGATCATCAGCCGCTTCGAGACTACGCTGCAGACGGACGCTCGCTTCTACACCGACTCCAACGGGCGGCAGATCCTGGAGCGCAG GCGTGACTATCGTCCCACATGGAACCTGAGCCAGACGGAGCCCGTGGCAGGGAATTACTACCCTGTTAACAGCCGCATCTTCATCAAG gaCAAGAAGTTCCAGCTGACGGTGTTGACAGACCGCTCGCAGGGTGGCAGCAGCATCTTCGATGGCTCCCTGGAGCTCATG GTCCATCGGCGGCTCCTGTACGACGACAACCGGGGCGTGGGGGAGCCACTGGCTGAGCTGGGAGCCAACAAGCAGGGGCTGGTGGTCCGCGGCCGCCACCTCGTCCTCCTCGACACGGTGGAGTCGGCAGCTGACCAGCACCGGCTCCTGGCGCAGGAGATGTTCATGGCGCCGTACGCGGTGCTGGCGCCTGGCGGGGGCTCCTCCTACCGCCGCGGTCAGCCCCGCCTGCGGCAg TTCTCGGCGCTGCGGCGGGAGCTGCCCCCCAACGTCCACCTCCTGACGCTGACACCCTGGGACCCCGGCACCCTCCTGCTGCGGCTGGAGCACCAGTTTGAGAGGGGCGAGAGCGCCAATGGCTCCCAGCCAGTCGCCATCGACCTCATG AACCTCTTCTCGGCTTTCACCATCATCTCGGTGCAGGAGATGAGCCTGGGAGCCGACCTGCCACTCGATGCCATCTCCCGCCTGGTCTGGACCCCCGCCAGAG gtccGGCCCAGCCCCGGTCAGTCCCCAAACTGGACCCGAGCAGGGTCACGCTGCAGCCTATGGAGATCAGGACCTTCCTGGCCACAGTGCAGTACAAGGTGCCTGGAGCGGGCCCGTGGGGGGCCTGA
- the TRMT1 gene encoding tRNA (guanine(26)-N(2))-dimethyltransferase isoform X2, translating into MDGTSPNGSGPSPGTGSPPGAGETLISEGRATILFPSANEVFYNPVQGFNRDLTCAVVTEFARLQLQPKGIRVILPGEEKMGTSSPQPPEDRDGDTALAPDGPEAPRMAKPGEVCEGGLRVLEALAASGLRSIRFAKEVPGLRAVVANDFSARAVELMRRNVAFNSVGDLVTPRMADARMLMYQCKADREPFDVIDLDPYGSPAPFLDAAVQAVSEGGLLCVTCTDMGVMAGNSAETCYSKYGAVSLKGKFCHEMALRIILHSLDSCANRYQRFIVPLLSVSADFYIRVFVRVFTGQAKVKASASKQALVYHCVGCGTHHLQRMGKITSHGTGFKYGAATGPPVGPTCEFCQQRHQLGGPMWAEPLHDSAFVERVLAALESSPGRFQTEQRMQGMLSVITEELGDVPLYYTLDGLSSTIHCNTPSLLQFRSALLHAGYRVSLSHACKNAVKTDAPPTVLWDIMRCWAKIHPVKRERLAETSPASRILSVEPTLQASFTLRDDANPSSRKRGLKRFPENPEAFWGPKARAKAGGGISPSLQEKRKRHQNKRTERTDDGASLKHFPCKRFKEGNCSLGTQCCYSHEGEPPAAPSP; encoded by the exons ATGGACGGGACCTCCCCCAACGGCTCCGGGCCCTCCCCGGGCACGGGGAGCCCCCCCGGGGCTGGTGAGACGCTCATCTCCGAAGGCCGAGCCACCATCCTCTTCCCCAGCGCCAATGAGGTCTTCTACAACCCTGTGCAAGGCTTCAACCGTGACCTGAC CTGTGCCGTCGTGACAGAGTTTGCTCGGCTCCAGCTGCAGCCGAAGGGGATCAGGG TCATCCTTCCCGGGGAGGAGAAGATGGGCACGAGCAGCCCCCAACCGCCAgaggacagggatggtgacactgcGCTGGCACCCGACGGCCCCGAGGCCCCGCGGATGGCAAAGCCAGGAGAAGTGTGCGAG GGAGGGCTGCGGGTCCTGGAGGCGCTGGCGGCCTCGGGGCTCCGTTCCATCCGCTTTGCCaaggaggtgccggggctgcgggccgTGGTGGCCAACGACTTCTCGGCCCGTGCAGTGGAGCTGATGAGGCGCAATGTGGCCTTCAACAGCGTGGGGGACCTGGTGACCCCCCGCATGGCTGATGCCAG GATGCTGATGTACCAGTGCAAAGCAGACAGGGAACCCTTTGATGTGATTGACCTGGACCCCTACGGCAGCCCCGCACCCTTCCTGGATGCTGCTGTGCAGGCTGTGAGCGAAGGAG ggctgctctgcgTCACCTGCACGGACATGGGCGTGATGGCGGGGAACAGCGCCGAGACGTGTTACAGCAAGTACGGGGCCGTGTCCCTCAAGGGCAAGTTCTGCCATGAGATG gccctccGCATCATCCTGCACAGCCTGGACAGCTGCGCCAACCGCTACCAGCGCTTCATCGTGCCGCTGCTCTCGGTGAGCGCCGACTTCTACATCCGCGTCTTCGTGCGGGTCTTCACGGGGCAGGCGAAGGTGAAGGCCTCAGCCAG CAAGCAGGCCCTGGTGTACCACTGCGTGGGCTGCGGCACCCACCATCTCCAGCGCATGGGCAAAATCACGAGCCACGGCACCGG TTTCAAGTACGGTGCAGCCACAGGGCCGCCCGTGGGTCCCACCTGCGAGTTCTGCCAGCAGCGGCACCAG CTGGGTGGCCCCATGTGGGCTGAGCCCCTGCACGACTCGGCCTTTGTGGAACGGGTGCTGGCGgcgctggagagcagccccggGCGCTTCCAGACGGAGCAGCGGATGCAGGGGATGCTCAGCGTCATCACTGAG GAGCTCGGTGATGTCCCCCTCTACTACACCCTCGACGGCCTCAGCAGCACCATCCACTGCAAcaccccctccctgctgcagttcAG GTCCGCCCTCCTGCACGCTGGCTACCGCGTCTCGCTCTCTCACGCCTGCAAGAACGCCGTGAAGACGGACGCGCCGCCCACCGTGCTCTGGGACATCATGCGCTGCTGG GCCAAGATCCACCCTGTGAAGCGCGAGCGGCTCGCAGAGACCAGCCCGGCTTCCCGCATTCTCTCCGTGGAGCCCAC GCTCCAGGCCTCCTTCACCCTCCGTGATGACGCCAACCCCAGCTCCAGAAAACGGGGATTGAAGCGGTTCCCGGAAAACCCTGAAGCCTTCTGGGGTCCCAAAGCCAGGGCCAAGGCTGG GGGTGgcatctctccctccctccaggaGAAGCGGAAACGACACCAGAACAAACGGACGGAGCGGACAGATGACGGCGCCAGCCTGAAACACTTCCCCTGCAAACGCTTCAAGGAG GGAAACTGCTCCTTGGGCACCCAGTGCTGTTACTCGCATGAGGGGgagcccccagctgccccctcaCCCTGA